Genomic DNA from Fodinicurvata sp. EGI_FJ10296:
ATCAGTCGGCATCCAGATCCACTATGTGTGGTGTGTGCCCGCATGCCTCAATGAATTTGAGCAAATCCTCGCGCCGAATCGATGTCGTTCGGCCGTTGACCAGAGGATGGTAGTTCAGCACGGCATTTTCCATCATCCGGGCGTCCAGAATCGGTTTCACCGACAGCGACCGGTCGTTGATCAATGCGAACGGCGTCACCGATCCGGGCGCGACACCCAGAGTTGCCATCAGCCGGTCGGCCGATCCGAACGACAACCGCCCGGCGCCCAGACGTTCGCCCAGCCACTTCAGATCGACGGTCCGGTCCTCGTCGCACACGATCAGCCACATTTCCTTGCGCTTGTTGCGCAGGAACAGGTTCTTGCAATGCCCGCCGGGAATCAGCCCGCGCAGATGCCGGCTTTCATCAACGGTGAATACCGGATCGTGGTCCCGGGTCGTCACCGAGATCCCCAGCGCCTCGAACCGGCGAAAGAGATCGTGGGGCGTTGCATGTCCCGGGGTCTCGGGCCCCACTGTTTCGGGCTGGTCCTTGTCCATGGCGTCCACGGCGTGCCTCGTCGGCTTGAAACGGAAAAAGCGTTCTCCGGCATGGCTTATAACGCACGCGGCAGGGGCCCGGAAGCCCGCTGCCCATGCTTTGAAGCAGATTTCCCCGCGGAGGCGAATTTGGTGTTGCATTCGCAATGCGCTTGGCTATATTCCCGCTCACAACGTCGGGCGCCGCAACAAGGTGGCCGACAGGCGATCCGGCTTCCGGATCACCGCATGGAGCGCGGGCGTAGCTCAGGGGTA
This window encodes:
- a CDS encoding prolyl-tRNA synthetase associated domain-containing protein; amino-acid sequence: MDKDQPETVGPETPGHATPHDLFRRFEALGISVTTRDHDPVFTVDESRHLRGLIPGGHCKNLFLRNKRKEMWLIVCDEDRTVDLKWLGERLGAGRLSFGSADRLMATLGVAPGSVTPFALINDRSLSVKPILDARMMENAVLNYHPLVNGRTTSIRREDLLKFIEACGHTPHIVDLDAD